A single genomic interval of Anopheles marshallii chromosome 2, idAnoMarsDA_429_01, whole genome shotgun sequence harbors:
- the LOC128719901 gene encoding lysophosphatidylserine lipase ABHD12, whose protein sequence is MAMFDLDRLITDLFKTTVLPGIAIGLWLTDLIGKLTCTVVLILFAIVFVILPIIFKFSVTVQKHILFLTFITYPPNLDLKRPEKSGLYATRNFYINYRDQEEEIDVNIAVWHVLPNDLVRRYAKELHVDERKLSNKTLPTIDGSTSNGGSISHDSTDSVGDGSDRYSRLEKVLGTDHFKLTDEAHQRELFEEALRATTNDVVLYLHGNTASRGAPHRVELYQTLRALNYHVIAMDYRGYGDSADVSPTERGVVYDALAVYQYITSITKNPVYLWGHSLGTGVSTHLLSLLTEMSLPGPRALVLESPFNNIKEEICAHPFSKLYRHLPWFDFLISRPMYNNKLRFESDQHIAEFRQPVLILHAEDDLVVPFELGYKLYRRALDTRGKSWGPIEFHRFEKSSHYGHKYICRAPNLPEIVVRFFQAYRNEQY, encoded by the exons aTGGCAATGTTCGATCTCGATCGGCTCATTACCGACCTCTTCAAGACGACCGTCCTGCCCGGGATAGCGATCGGGCTGTGGTTGACCGATTT AATCGGTAAGCTGACGTGTACGGTAGTGCTGATACTGTTTGCCATCGTGTTCGTCATACTACCGATCATCTTTAAGTTCTCGGTCACCgtacaaaaacacatcctGTTCCTCACGTTCA TAACCTATCCGCCGAACCTGGACCTAAAGCGGCCGGAAAAGAGTGGCCTGTACGCGACGAGAAACTTCTACATCAATTACCGCGATCAGGAGGAGGAGATCGATGTGAACATTGCCGTTTGGCACGTGCTGCCGAACGATTTGGTGCGCCGCTACGCGAAGGAACTGCACGTTGATGAG AGAAAGTTATCGAACAAAACACTCCCAACGATAGATGGCAGCACTAGCAATGGAGGAAGCATATCGCACGACTCGACGGACTCCGTTGGCGATGGATCGGATCGCTACAGCCGGTTGGAAAAAGTGCTCGGAACAGATCATTTCAAGCTAACGGATGAAGCACACCAACGGGAACTGTTTGAAGAGGCTCTACGGGCAACGACGAATGATGTTGTACTGTACCTGCACGGCAATACGGCATCCCGCGGTGCACCGCATCGGGTCGAGCTGTACCAGACGCTGCGGGCCCTCAACTATCACGTGATAGCGATGGATTACCGTGGGTACGGTGATTCGGCCGATGTGTCACCAACGGAACGTGGCGTCGTGTACGATGCGCTCGCCGTCTATCAATACATTACTAGCATTACCAAGAACCCGGTCTATCTGTGGGGCCATTCGCTTGGTACGGGCGTTTCCACCCATCTGCTGTCGCTGTTAACCGAGATGAGTCTTCCCGGCCCGCGAGCACTTGTACTGGAAAGTCCTTTCAATAACATTAAGGAGGAGATATGTGCCCATCCATTTTCGAAG CTGTACCGCCATCTACCTTGGTTTGACTTCTTGATCTCAAGACCTATGTACAATAATAAGCTGCGCTTCGAGTCCGATCAGCATATAGCCGAGTTCCGTCAGCCGGTGCTGATACTGCACGCGGAAGATGATCTTGTTGTCCCATTCGAGTTAGGATATAAG CTTTACCGCAGAGCGCTAGATACGCGGGGCAAATCGTGGGGACCGATCGAGTTCCATCGATTCGAGAAGAGCAGTCACTACGGACATAAATATATCTGCCGGGCACCGAACCTGCCAGAGATTGTCGTACGCTTTTTCCAAGCCTACCGTAATGAGCAGTACTAA